The following nucleotide sequence is from Dehalogenimonas formicexedens.
GATGTCAACCAGGCAGCCGTCGAAGCCACAGGCGTTGAACGCGACATGCTCATCGGAGACGATTTCTGCGGCTATTTCACCGACCCCGAAAAGGCGCGGCAAGCGTATCTGAATGGTTTCGCGCAGGGGTTGGTGACCGGTTATCCGCTTACCATCCGGCGTGCAGATGGCAGGTTAATCGATGTTCTTTACAACGGTTCGGTTATCCGTGACCTGGACGGTAATGTCAGCGGGGTTTTCGCCGCCGCCCGCGATGTTACCGACCTTAAACAGGTCGAACTTGAACTCCGGGAACAGGTGGAGCTTCGCCGACGGGCAGAGGAAACGGCGCGGGCCCTGTCCAACCGCCTCATGGGCGTCCAGGAGACCGAACGCCGCGCCATCGCCCGCGAACTGCACGATGAGATCGGCCAGGGACTGACCGTGGCCAAGCTGATGGCGGGCCGGGCCGACCGGCAGGCCCCCGAGGAACTTCATCCCATCCTCAAGGACCTTTCCGACCAGATCGGCAACATCATCCGTGACGTGAGAAACCTTTCGCTGTCGCTGCGCCCCAGCGTGCTTGACGAACTGGGACTGGTGCCCGCCCTGGAGTCGTTGTTCAAACAGTTGCAGACCCAGGCCGGGCTGAAGGTATTTTTCGAATGCCAGCTGCTGCCCCAGATGCCCATCGACCAGGCCACCGGGGCTTTCCGCGTCGTCCAGGAGGCGCTGACCAATGTCCTGCGCTATTCCGGGGTCAAGGAAGCCTGGGTCAGCATCAAAAATGGGGGAGACAGGCTGTTCGTTGGCATCCGGGATAACGGCCGCGGTTTCGACCCTTCATTGCTGCAGCCGGGACAATCCACGGGTTTGTCAGCGATGCGGGAGAGGGCGGCCCTCCTGGGGGGTAGTTGTGAGTGCGTTTCCGCCCCAGGCAAGGGGACGGTCATAACGCTGACCCTGCCCATTAACGCAACCGTCAATCCCTGAAGTCAGCCCATTTTTCCCGGAGCCAGCAAACATAATCCCAATCGCGGGAGTTGCCACTGCGCCTGTACACGGCAAGACAACCGAATCAGGACGTTTACATGGGTGTGACAAATGACCAACAACCTTGTCATTCCCCGCGCAGGCGGGGAATCCACATTGCCATGGATTGCACTACGTCTACATTATGGCAAGCCAACCCAACGAAACATCTCTACATCGGAGTGACCAATGACCTGATCCGCCGGGTTTACGAGCATCGGAATGACCTGGTCGATGGCTTCACAAAGAAGTATCGCGTACACATGCTGGTACATTTTGAACAATGCAACGACGTCACAGTGGCAATTTGGCGCGAGAAACGGTTAAAAAAGTGGAACAGGGCTTGGAAGAAACAACTCATTGAATCTGATAATCCCGAGTGGCGAGACTTGTATCCCGAACTAGCAGGTGACGTGGATTCCCCGCTATAGCGGGGAATGACAAACCTTTGGGGGCGATGCTCAACGGCGAGTTGGTTTGCTCAGTGTTTCCAGGAGTGCCTCGAGTTCTTCCACGGCGCCCGGCGCGCCGGAGAAACTGCCCTCAGCGTCGACGGTCAGATTCCAGAGTTTTTCGAGCCCCTCCTGGCAGTCTTTCTTATCGGCGTCGGCGTTCCATTGGATGCAGGATTCGGGCTTGAATTTGTGGACGCGGCAGAAGAAAACCCGTTTGTCCGGCTGTTGCTCCAGAAAAACGCAATGTCCCTCCCGGTGGCGCAGCAGCACCGTCCTCGTCCCCGGCCAGGCGCCGTCAAGATAATCGTTCTCGAAAATATCCCATTCAATTTTCAATTTTTCAGCGATGCGGTGCGCTTCATTCACCGTCATCTGGACCTGGTACTTGGAACAGCACACGCCGCAGCAAAAGCACTGGAAAGAACCTTCACCGGACACATGTCACCTCATATTAAAACGCCTGGGATTTCACCCAGGCCTGTCGACATCGACAGAAATATTATAGGTTAACCGATGGATGCTGTCATTTTCTTGCCACGGCGCAGGCAAACGATGTTATACTAGCGATACAGGCGATCATTCGACTCTCTGAAGAAAGGTAAAGCCGCATGATCAAAGAGGTTGTAATTCCCCTCGACGGCTCGGCGGAGGCGGAAATAACCGTCCCTTACGGCATGGCGCTGGCTCAGAAACTGGGCGCTCAGCTTGATTTTGTCAGCGTCGACGAAACCGGCGCCGCCGATACCGGCAACCTGTACCGGAATTATCTCCGCCACCTCGACGAACGCTTAAAAGCCAAATATCCCGGCCAGCGAGCCTGGCAAACCCGCCTCCAGAACGGTAAAGCCGCCGAGGAAATCCTGCGGTTCATCGAGGAACACGTAGCCGACCTGGTCATCCTTTCAGCCCACGGGGCTTCGGGACGCGGCTCGGCGCTGGTAGGCAAGGTTGCCAACAAGATCATGACCGGCACCAATAAGCCGGCGCTTCTCATCAAATCTCCGCCGCCTGAGAATAGACCGCTCATCAGTAAAATCCTGGTTCCCCTCGACGGATCCGGCATTGGGCAAGCCGCCCTGGATATCGTCAGCCAGCTGGCGCCGGCCTTCAACGCCGAGGTTGTGCTTACCCAGGTTGTCGAACCCGTCCGGTACCTGCCGAGCGTTGACGGTATGGGCGCCTATACCCTCCCCATAGATGACGCCGAGATCGAAGCGGACGCCACCACCTTTTTGAACCGCCGCGCCGAAGCCCTGCGCCAAAAGGGCATCACCGTGTCTACGGTGGTCAAAACCGGGTCCGCCGCCGAACTGATCATGAATTATGCCCGGGATAACCAGGTGGACCTCATTGCCATGTCAACCCATGGCCTGTCCGGTCTGACGCGGTGGGTGTTCGGTTCTGTCACAGAAAAGATTGTCGTTTACGGTACAACCCCGGTGCTGGTGGTGCATCCGCCGGGCGGATAAATCCGAAAGCACGAAGCACGAAATACGAAACAAATCCCCGTACCAATTTTTCGAAGACTAACGGTCCGGTGACTTATTTTGCACCGGTCCCGTAATAGTGTTTCTCAGTCCACATGGCAGTCCGGAACATCTTGAAACCCGCGACTCCGAACATTGTCTCCATTCGTTCGGCAGATATTCGTATATTGAGCGGCGGGCCGTGGCTTTCATAATCCGGCCGCCACTCTACTGCCAGTAAAATGCCGCCCGGTTTCAGGAGCCGATAGGCTTCAGCCAGCAATTTTTCAGGATGCCTGGTCTCGTGCAAAATGAACGCCGTAAGGCAGAAATCCGCAATGCCGTTTTCAAGGCCGGTCCCGATGAAATCCGCTTTAATCGTAACCACATTCCCCGGTGGATTGCGGGACCCAAGGATACCCAGCATTTCAGCGCTGTCATCAACGGCAAAAACTTTGCCACTGTCTCCGGCCATGCCGGCCAATGGCAGCGTAAATGTCCCGGTGCCGCATCCCAGGTCGACGCAGACCATTCCGGTTTTCACCCCGCCGATGTCGCGCAGAAGATCGGGAATCCTCAACTCTGCGATGCGGCCGGGATTATCCAGGCGGGCGGCTTTGGATATGTCAAAATGGGCGTCGGTCATAGTTTATCATAGCAGTTTCGGCACAAAGGTTTTGCCATTGTGGTCTTATGGGATTTTCCGCAACTGTGACAAAATTCTGCAGGGTAATCCACATTTTTCCATTTAGACCAAACTGCGTAGCAATCTGGACAATACGGTTTCTCTGGGTCAAAGTCGATTTTGCTACCACACTTAATGCAATGACCTTGTTCTGGACCAAAAATCCCGGACAAAGCAGCCGCCAAACCACCAATTACTTTATCTGTTGAACTCTGCTTTTTTGAGTCGGTAATCTGGACTCGGGGTTTTGGATTGTGATTAACCCTAGTGGGGTTTTCACGAATAAAAGCAATAGACAATTCTTTAGGTTTATATGTTGTGGTTTTAGGGCTTTCATGGGGAACAGCCGAGCCCGTGATGAAATTCGCTTCTTTAACCGCTTCATTGAAAAGTGTGGAGTCAGCATCATTTTTAAGCAAAATGCCCATCTCATAGTTGTTTTGCTGTGAATAATCATGAAGGTTCAGTGAGGTAATCACCATACAAGACTCGTTGTAGAAGCACTTGGCGTGTAGTTCTTTAAGATACCTCAAATCTAAGTGCTTAAGATTTAATAGTTCTTGTAAGGTATCCTCCTTCAAATCGTCTTTACGGCAAACAATGATAGTATTTCCACCATTTTTGTCGTAATACATTAACCTTTGCATCAATTGGGAAGGCATTTTAATGTAAGGAGTTATGAGCACCAGTTGGTGTTGCGCTTTCGCGACGATATCGGTAATGGCAGCATAGGCGTTTTGGGTGTTTAGAAATTCGGCCATTTTTAACTCCCAGGCAATCCCTTGGGCTTTTGTATATACCAAACTAGCCAGAAAATGCAAAACGTGGCTATTGATTAATTGTCACCGATATTACCTAATTACGATTATTTCCCCTTCTTCCCCGCCCGTTTCTCGACGCTTTGCCGATAAATCAGCGCAATCGATTTACCGTGATGCGTCATCCGGTTTTTCTGCGCCTGGCGCTTCTTTTCCCGGCGCTCCTGGCGGGTTTCCGAGTAACCCTGATCGTTATCGCCTGGCACGGGGCTTGGCCTCCGGTTCTATCAATTCACGTTTCAATTCAACAATCCGGTCGCGCAAGAGCGCCGCCCGTTCGAAGTCCATGATCTTGGCCGCCTTCTTCATCTGGGTGTCGAGTTCACGAATGAGACGAGCCAGGTCCTCCTTAGTCAGAGGCATGGCTTTGTAAGACTCGGCTGACTGCTCGGCTACCACCGCCTCGGCGGTGCGGATTCGTTCGGTGATATCCTTGATGGCTTTGCGGATGCCCTGCGGTGTGATGCCGTGCTCGGCGTTGTAGGCTTCCTGCACTTCACGCCGGCGCTTGACCTCGGCGATGGCCCGCTCCATGGAGCCGGTCATATTATCAGCGTACATGATAACCCGGCCGTCGACGTGGCGGGCAGCACGACCCATTGTCTGGATGAGCGCCCACTCGGAACGGAGGAAACCCTCCTTATCGGCATCGAGGATGGCAACGAGAGAGACCTCCGGAAGGTCCAAGCCCTCACGGAGAAGGTTGATGCCGACGACCACGTCGTAGACACCCAATCGAAGATCGCGCAGTATCTCCACCCGCTCGAAGGTTTCAACCTCTGAATGCAGGTACTGGGTCTTGATCCCTGATTCGGCAATGTATTCCGATAAAGTCTCCGCCAGTTTCTTGGTCAGTGTGGTCACCAGACAGCGCTCGCCCTTCTCAACCCTCAGTTTAATCTGGTACAGCAGGTCGTCGATCTGGCCCTCAGTCGGTTTCACCTCGATAATGGGTTCGAGGAGTCCGGTCGGCCGAACGAGTTGCTCGACAGTGTTCTGAGAATGTTCCTTCTCGTAAGGCCCGGGCGTCGCCGAGACGTAAACCACCTGCTCGAAACGCTGCCGGAATTCGGAAAAGTTCAAGGGCCGGTTGTCCATGGCCGACGGCAGCCGGAAACCGTAATCGACAAGGACTTCCTTACGTGCCCGGTCTCCGTTGTACATGCCCCGGATCTGGGGCAGCGACATGTGGGACTCATCGACAAACAGGATGAAATCCTTGGGGAAATAATCCAGCAGCGTCCATGGCGCCGAACCCGCCGGCCTGCCGGAGAGGTGCCGGGCATAATTCTCCACGCCGTTGCAATAACCGGCTTGTTCCAACATCTCAATGTCGTATTCGGTGCGCTGTTCCAACCGGGCGGCTTCGAGGAGTTTACCTTCTTTCTTCAGTTGCTCCACCCGCTGCGCCAGCTCCTCCCGGATGGCCTGGATAGCCTTGACAAGCTTTTCCGGCGAGGTGACGAAATGCTTGGCCGGGTAGATATCCACCATCTTGAGCTCTTCCAGCATCTCGCCGGTAAGCGGATCTATCCTCACCATGCGCTCGATCTCATCGCCGAAGAATTCGATCCGCAGAGCCGTTTCCTCGTAAGCCGGGTGCAGTTCTAGCGTATCTCCCCGCAGCCGGAACTTCGACCGCGAAAAATCGAGGTCGTTTCGCTCGTATTGCATATCGACCAGTTTGTGCAGGATCTCTGCCCTCGGGTACCGCGCCCCTTTTTCGAGATTCAGAACGAAGCGCATGTATTCTTCAGGTTCGCCGAGGCCGTAGATACAGGAAACCGAGGCGACGATGATGGTGTCCCGGCGCGACAGGAGCGACCTGGTAGCGGCATGCCGGAGCTTGTCGATCTCGTCGTTGATGTCGGCATCTTTTTCGATGTACATATCCTTGGATGGAACGTACGCTTCAGGCTGGTAGTAATCGTAGTAGCTGACAAAATATTCGACGGCGTTGTTGGGGAAAAACTCCCGGAACTCGGCGTAGAGCTGGGCCGCCAGGGTCTTGTTGTGGGAAATGATCAGCGCCGGGCGGCCGCAGCGGGCGATGATGTTGGCCATAGTGAAAGTCTTGCCCGAGCCGGTGACGCCGAGCAGGGTCTGGTCCTTAAGACCATCGGCGAGGCCCTTGGTCAACCCCGCCACCGCCCCAGGTTGATCACCCATAAGTCCAAAATCGGAAATAAGATTGAATTCAGGCATTTTTCGTGTAGGGGCGGGTCGTTGACCCAACCTTTCTCTCTGTCCGCGGATTCTCTTCATCATCTGCCCAACCGACCGGGTTGGTCTCGATGTAATCGTAAATAGTGTTCAGGTCTTGTTCGTCCCGGATGATATGCTCGAAATAGTTTCGTTGCCAGACCGGGGTACCACGATTCCCGAGTTTCTTATTGCATCGGTTAGCCGAAAAACTTTTGGCAAATCTTACAACTTCAGATAGCTGAATGGTGTTACGATTATCGGCTGTTTGATTGATAATAACTATCGCGTGTACGTGGTTGGGCATGACAACACAGGAACCTATCTCGACCGATGGATAATGGGAAGGCAGCGCATCAATCACATCCCGGACAATACTACCCAATTCATTCAAATACATTTTACCGGCAACGACGTCACCGAATAAACTCGTTCGGTTATTAGTACAAAACGTGACAAAATACGCCCCGGGCTGGTAATAATCGTACCCTTCGAGGCGAATCGAACGTCTATGGTGGATTTTTAATTTACTATTCGGCATTTTCGTCATCTTATGTAGGGGCGGGTCGTTGACCCGCCCCGGGCAGGTTAAAAACCTGCCCCTACGAAATCAACATTATCCGGGAGATGTTCCTTATCCATATAATTTCCTTTTCGGTGGGAATGATGTCATCGAGTAATCAAACCCCTCGAAATGGATCGAGCATCTATGGTGGATTTTTAATTTACTATTCGGCATTTTCGTCATCTTATGTAGGGGCGGGTCGTTGACCCGCCCCGGGCAGGTTAAAAACCTGCCCCTACGAAATCAACATTATCCGGGAGATGTTCCTTATCCATATAATTTCCTTTTCGGTGGAAATGACGTCACCGGATGATCAAACCCTTCGAGGCGAATCGAACGTCTATGGTGGATTTTTAATTTACTATTCGGCATTTTCGTCATCTTATGTAGGGGCGGGTCGTTGACCCGCCCCGGGCAGGTTAAAAACCTGCCCCTACGGGCACCGACGAACGATTCGAAATGGTCTTGAATTCAGGCATACATTAAATTATAAGACATTTGGGCGATTATGTAACGGCATCAAATCGGTTGGAAAAACAAAAGAGGAGACCACAAGGGCCTCCTCTTCGTATCCCATTAAATTCGACTAGGTGATGTTAGCGCCTGTTAACAATGTAGCCGCCGCATCGACCGGGATGTAATCGTAAATCCCGTCCGCTATGCCGAGCGAGGCGATTCCGACCAGCTTCCCGTCCATGGTGAACAGGCCGCCGCCGCCGCTGCCTTGGGCGATATCAGCATCGCTCTGGATGAAGTAGTTGGCCGGTATGTCGGTACGCAGCGCCGATACGATCCCGGTGTCGAACGTCGCCGGGCCGTGCAGTTCATCGCTTAAGGGGTAACTGGCCGAGATCACTATCTGTCCGTTCTGAAGGGTGCTCATCGATCCCCGGGCTGCCGCTGGAAAATCCGTTCGCGTCGAAGTCAGTTTGATCAGCGCCAGGTTGTTTACGGTATCGGTGGCGCTCAGCGTCCCGGTGAACTGTTCGCCGGTAGACAGGGTGACGGTGATTGATCTGGCACCGGTGACATTATGCAGTACGGTGAGGACGTATCCGTTGGAACTTACCAGCACGCCGGAAGCAAAACCCCTGAGGCCCGTACCGGTGGCATTGATCTTGACGACGACCGGGTTAATCGAATTCATCACCGTGCCGTATTTTGAGGCCGCGGAAGACGTCTGGGAGGTCAGCTTGTCCACCGCCGCCTGAACCGCCGCCAGGGCTGTCTGAGCCTGGGTATTGCTGCTTTGAAGGGATGCCAGGCCACTTTGCATCGAGGTATTGGCGGAGGTCAAATCCGAGATCTTTGCCTGGTCGGAATTAATTGTGCTGGCCGCCCCAAGGTTGAAAGCGGCAAAAACGCCGTTGGCAACCAGAAGTACGACGACAATAGCGATTGAAGCTGGATTTTTCATATCATTTCAACCTCTCCTTCTTCAATTACACTACTTTACCGAACTCTGGATGAGGGCTTTGACAGCGTCGATCGGTATGGCGGTGTTGATACCGGTGGCAAACCCGTATGACGGGATGCCGACAAGCTTGCCGTCAAGGGTGAACAGCCCGCCGCCGGAGTTGCCCGGGTTGATGTCGGCATCAATCTGAATGTAGTCAAGGGTGAAAGCCGGGTTATCAGTATTGCCGGAAGGGAGGTTGCGTATTGCCGAGACCACGCCGGCGTTGAAGGTGGCGGGACCGAAGGCGGCATTGGGGGCGAAGAGATCGGAGCCGAGCGGGAAGCCGCAGGTCAGGATTTCCTGGCCGATGACCACCGAGGCCGAAGAGCCAATGGTTACCGTCGGCAAGTCGGTGCGGGTGGTGTTCATCTTGAGAATGGCGGCATCGAGGTCGGCGTTGCTGTTAACCAATGTGGCCGTAAACTTCTCACCCGTTTTCAATGTAACGGTTATCGACGTCGCGCCTGCGATCACGTGCTGGTTGGTCAGGACATAACCGTCGGAGCGGATAATGGTGCCTGAACCGCTGGCGCCGCCGGTA
It contains:
- a CDS encoding YkgJ family cysteine cluster protein; its protein translation is MSGEGSFQCFCCGVCCSKYQVQMTVNEAHRIAEKLKIEWDIFENDYLDGAWPGTRTVLLRHREGHCVFLEQQPDKRVFFCRVHKFKPESCIQWNADADKKDCQEGLEKLWNLTVDAEGSFSGAPGAVEELEALLETLSKPTRR
- a CDS encoding S1C family serine protease — encoded protein: MKNPASIAIVVVLLVANGVFAAFNLGAASTINSDQAKISDLTSANTSMQSGLASLQSSNTQAQTALAAVQAAVDKLTSQTSSAASKYGTVMNSINPVVVKINATGTGLRGFASGVLVSSNGYVLTVLHNVTGARSITVTLSTGEQFTGTLSATDTVNNLALIKLTSTRTDFPAAARGSMSTLQNGQIVISASYPLSDELHGPATFDTGIVSALRTDIPANYFIQSDADIAQGSGGGGLFTMDGKLVGIASLGIADGIYDYIPVDAAATLLTGANIT
- a CDS encoding GIY-YIG nuclease family protein, yielding MDCTTSTLWQANPTKHLYIGVTNDLIRRVYEHRNDLVDGFTKKYRVHMLVHFEQCNDVTVAIWREKRLKKWNRAWKKQLIESDNPEWRDLYPELAGDVDSPL
- a CDS encoding S1C family serine protease — encoded protein: MEMESSNMPEQNPSEEMRAPETHPAAMRQPAPSQPAPERMEPMPRKSHGSGSNALVAVLIVILALATVGNGALAIQSNSKVNTANTDLTSAQSANTSLQSSIAQQQTAANTLSANLAALQQTVSKLSGTTTPTPTTTDFVTPAKLIEPQVVYIEVTDRTGGASGSGTIIRSDGYVLTNQHVIAGATSITVTLKTGEKFTATLVNSNADLDAAILKMNTTRTDLPTVTIGSSASVVIGQEILTCGFPLGSDLFAPNAAFGPATFNAGVVSAIRNLPSGNTDNPAFTLDYIQIDADINPGNSGGGLFTLDGKLVGIPSYGFATGINTAIPIDAVKALIQSSVK
- a CDS encoding transposase, with amino-acid sequence MPNSKLKIHHRRSIRLEGYDYYQPGAYFVTFCTNNRTSLFGDVVAGKMYLNELGSIVRDVIDALPSHYPSVEIGSCVVMPNHVHAIVIINQTADNRNTIQLSEVVRFAKSFSANRCNKKLGNRGTPVWQRNYFEHIIRDEQDLNTIYDYIETNPVGWADDEENPRTERKVGSTTRPYTKNA
- a CDS encoding phospholipase D-like domain-containing protein, encoding MAEFLNTQNAYAAITDIVAKAQHQLVLITPYIKMPSQLMQRLMYYDKNGGNTIIVCRKDDLKEDTLQELLNLKHLDLRYLKELHAKCFYNESCMVITSLNLHDYSQQNNYEMGILLKNDADSTLFNEAVKEANFITGSAVPHESPKTTTYKPKELSIAFIRENPTRVNHNPKPRVQITDSKKQSSTDKVIGGLAAALSGIFGPEQGHCIKCGSKIDFDPEKPYCPDCYAVWSKWKNVDYPAEFCHSCGKSHKTTMAKPLCRNCYDKL
- the uvrB gene encoding excinuclease ABC subunit UvrB, which codes for MPEFNLISDFGLMGDQPGAVAGLTKGLADGLKDQTLLGVTGSGKTFTMANIIARCGRPALIISHNKTLAAQLYAEFREFFPNNAVEYFVSYYDYYQPEAYVPSKDMYIEKDADINDEIDKLRHAATRSLLSRRDTIIVASVSCIYGLGEPEEYMRFVLNLEKGARYPRAEILHKLVDMQYERNDLDFSRSKFRLRGDTLELHPAYEETALRIEFFGDEIERMVRIDPLTGEMLEELKMVDIYPAKHFVTSPEKLVKAIQAIREELAQRVEQLKKEGKLLEAARLEQRTEYDIEMLEQAGYCNGVENYARHLSGRPAGSAPWTLLDYFPKDFILFVDESHMSLPQIRGMYNGDRARKEVLVDYGFRLPSAMDNRPLNFSEFRQRFEQVVYVSATPGPYEKEHSQNTVEQLVRPTGLLEPIIEVKPTEGQIDDLLYQIKLRVEKGERCLVTTLTKKLAETLSEYIAESGIKTQYLHSEVETFERVEILRDLRLGVYDVVVGINLLREGLDLPEVSLVAILDADKEGFLRSEWALIQTMGRAARHVDGRVIMYADNMTGSMERAIAEVKRRREVQEAYNAEHGITPQGIRKAIKDITERIRTAEAVVAEQSAESYKAMPLTKEDLARLIRELDTQMKKAAKIMDFERAALLRDRIVELKRELIEPEAKPRARR
- a CDS encoding class I SAM-dependent methyltransferase, with the translated sequence MTDAHFDISKAARLDNPGRIAELRIPDLLRDIGGVKTGMVCVDLGCGTGTFTLPLAGMAGDSGKVFAVDDSAEMLGILGSRNPPGNVVTIKADFIGTGLENGIADFCLTAFILHETRHPEKLLAEAYRLLKPGGILLAVEWRPDYESHGPPLNIRISAERMETMFGVAGFKMFRTAMWTEKHYYGTGAK
- a CDS encoding universal stress protein, with protein sequence MIKEVVIPLDGSAEAEITVPYGMALAQKLGAQLDFVSVDETGAADTGNLYRNYLRHLDERLKAKYPGQRAWQTRLQNGKAAEEILRFIEEHVADLVILSAHGASGRGSALVGKVANKIMTGTNKPALLIKSPPPENRPLISKILVPLDGSGIGQAALDIVSQLAPAFNAEVVLTQVVEPVRYLPSVDGMGAYTLPIDDAEIEADATTFLNRRAEALRQKGITVSTVVKTGSAAELIMNYARDNQVDLIAMSTHGLSGLTRWVFGSVTEKIVVYGTTPVLVVHPPGG